One segment of Nostoc flagelliforme CCNUN1 DNA contains the following:
- a CDS encoding TVP38/TMEM64 family protein, which translates to MTKLTIIQIFKSIDARNLQKLFSLSVLILLILSSAFALNTDPVLAQESANPNSFNPQAILRDSLQWIDSLGALGAIAFIALYIIATVAFFPGSILTLGAGVIFGAVWGSLYVFVGATLGATAAFLVGRYLARGWVARKIADNKKFAAIDQAVGREGLKIVLLTRLSPIFPFNLLNYAFGITGVSLKDYFIGSVGMIPGTVMYVYIGSLAGNLAMIGTEAQPTNPTLQWAIRILGLIATVAVTVYVTRIARKALEEEVISCPPN; encoded by the coding sequence ATGACAAAACTAACAATCATTCAGATATTTAAAAGTATTGATGCCAGAAACTTACAGAAGCTTTTTAGCTTAAGTGTATTAATATTACTGATATTATCCAGCGCTTTCGCATTAAACACAGACCCAGTTTTAGCACAAGAATCTGCAAATCCAAATTCTTTCAATCCTCAAGCCATTTTACGGGACTCGTTGCAGTGGATTGATAGCCTGGGTGCGTTGGGAGCCATAGCTTTTATTGCTCTTTACATTATCGCTACTGTCGCTTTTTTCCCAGGTTCTATTCTCACCTTGGGGGCTGGTGTGATTTTTGGTGCAGTTTGGGGTTCTCTCTACGTGTTTGTCGGTGCAACCCTTGGTGCTACTGCTGCTTTTCTTGTGGGACGTTATTTAGCAAGGGGCTGGGTTGCTCGGAAAATTGCAGATAACAAAAAATTTGCCGCCATTGACCAAGCAGTTGGTAGAGAAGGATTAAAAATTGTCCTGTTAACGCGACTGTCCCCGATATTTCCTTTTAATTTATTAAACTATGCCTTTGGTATCACAGGAGTTTCACTTAAAGATTACTTCATCGGCTCTGTAGGTATGATTCCTGGAACTGTAATGTACGTTTATATTGGTTCACTTGCAGGTAATCTTGCCATGATTGGTACTGAGGCTCAACCTACCAACCCAACTTTGCAATGGGCAATTCGCATCTTGGGTTTGATTGCCACAGTAGCTGTGACAGTTTATGTAACCCGGATTGCACGCAAAGCTTTAGAAGAGGAAGTAATATCATGTCCGCCAAATTAA
- a CDS encoding DUF2808 domain-containing protein, whose amino-acid sequence MRVATLFRITLSLAISIGGVAVPVTQAVQLRDGTVYFVQPPKLVDATTTYKDVNVWGATYYFKINVPENAGESLQKVTIAQREGAENIRYDLNDTRAFVGTSDAYGGLRLRKESRLTLGPVTAERETRTVTVNFNPPVTPGQTVTIALHPVKNPSFSGVYLLGVTAFPVGEKSHGQFLGFGRFQFYSNRSNWWFP is encoded by the coding sequence ATGCGCGTTGCAACTTTGTTTAGGATAACACTCTCGTTAGCAATCAGTATTGGAGGAGTTGCTGTTCCGGTGACTCAAGCGGTGCAGCTTAGAGATGGCACAGTCTACTTTGTCCAACCGCCGAAACTTGTTGACGCAACAACTACTTATAAAGATGTGAATGTTTGGGGCGCAACTTACTATTTCAAGATTAACGTGCCGGAAAATGCTGGAGAATCCCTCCAGAAGGTAACGATCGCACAGAGGGAGGGAGCAGAAAACATCCGCTATGATCTTAATGATACTCGCGCATTTGTGGGAACTAGCGATGCCTACGGCGGGCTACGCCTACGCAAAGAATCTCGGCTAACACTAGGCCCAGTCACAGCAGAACGCGAGACACGAACTGTTACTGTGAATTTTAATCCGCCTGTCACTCCGGGACAGACAGTTACAATCGCCCTCCACCCTGTGAAAAATCCCAGCTTTTCTGGTGTCTACTTACTGGGTGTGACAGCGTTTCCGGTAGGTGAGAAATCCCACGGACAATTTCTGGGCTTTGGACGGTTTCAGTTTTACAGCAATAGAAGTAACTGGTGGTTTCCATAA
- a CDS encoding glycosyltransferase, which yields MPANSWPEEDSYQELDPLNSLLSDLSANEESVLETDPVSLTPRFQGRRRKAALVLTIVWSSTIALHLVSWASIFILGLTTILGFHALVVVFTKSRRYPKEIQGDLPSVSVLVAAKNEEAVIAKLVKNLCNLEYPGGQYEVWIIDDHSSDSTPRLLAELEQKHEQLKVLRRSAEASGGKSGALNQVLPLTKGDIIAVFDADAQVTPDLLQQVIPLFQREKVGAVQVRKAIANAKTNFWTKGQMAEMALDTWFQQQRTALGGIGELRGNGQFVRRSALESCGGWNEETITDDLDLTIRLHLDKWDIECVFHPAVQEEGVTSAIALWHQRNRWAEGGYQRYLDYWDLILKNRMGTRKSWDLLIFMLIMYILPTAAVPDLLMAIARHRPPILSPITGLSISMSMVGMFTGLRRIRQDQKFSPSTYFLMLVQTLRGSLYMLHWLVVMSSTTARMSVRPKRLKWVKTLHTGNGE from the coding sequence ATGCCAGCGAATTCCTGGCCCGAAGAAGATTCTTATCAAGAGCTTGATCCGCTCAACTCCTTGTTGTCTGACCTATCAGCAAATGAGGAGTCAGTGTTAGAGACAGATCCTGTGTCTCTAACACCCCGGTTTCAAGGTCGTAGACGCAAAGCGGCTCTAGTCTTGACTATCGTCTGGAGTAGCACGATCGCTCTACATTTAGTTTCTTGGGCTTCTATATTTATTCTAGGACTGACCACCATTCTAGGATTTCATGCCTTGGTGGTAGTGTTTACTAAATCCCGTCGTTATCCAAAAGAAATACAGGGAGATTTACCCTCTGTATCTGTATTAGTGGCTGCGAAAAATGAGGAAGCGGTAATTGCTAAATTAGTTAAAAATCTTTGTAATCTGGAATATCCAGGTGGGCAATACGAAGTATGGATAATTGACGATCACAGCAGTGATAGCACACCACGTTTATTAGCAGAACTCGAACAGAAACACGAGCAACTGAAAGTACTAAGGCGTTCAGCAGAAGCTAGTGGTGGCAAATCGGGGGCGTTAAATCAGGTATTGCCTCTGACAAAGGGCGACATTATAGCAGTATTTGATGCTGACGCCCAAGTAACACCAGACTTGCTGCAACAGGTAATCCCTTTATTTCAAAGAGAAAAGGTGGGGGCGGTGCAGGTGCGAAAAGCGATCGCCAACGCTAAAACAAACTTTTGGACTAAGGGTCAAATGGCCGAAATGGCACTTGATACCTGGTTTCAGCAACAGCGAACTGCCCTTGGTGGCATTGGCGAACTGCGCGGCAATGGTCAATTTGTCCGGCGTTCAGCCTTGGAAAGCTGCGGTGGCTGGAATGAGGAAACCATTACCGATGATTTGGATTTGACAATCCGCTTACATTTGGATAAGTGGGATATTGAGTGTGTTTTCCATCCAGCAGTGCAAGAAGAAGGAGTCACAAGTGCGATCGCACTCTGGCATCAGCGCAACCGTTGGGCAGAAGGCGGTTATCAACGCTATTTGGATTATTGGGATTTAATTCTCAAAAACCGGATGGGAACGCGCAAAAGCTGGGATTTGCTGATTTTTATGCTGATTATGTATATCTTACCCACAGCAGCAGTCCCAGATTTATTAATGGCGATCGCTCGTCATCGTCCACCAATATTAAGCCCCATCACAGGCTTGTCCATTTCTATGTCGATGGTAGGGATGTTTACAGGTCTAAGGCGTATACGTCAAGATCAGAAATTTTCACCTTCTACATATTTTCTGATGCTGGTGCAAACCCTGCGTGGCAGTTTATATATGTTGCACTGGTTAGTCGTCATGAGCAGTACTACTGCCCGGATGTCGGTAAGACCAAAGCGCCTAAAATGGGTGAAAACTTTGCATACTGGGAATGGGGAATAG
- a CDS encoding TVP38/TMEM64 family protein, whose translation MRKPVLNSKLKLLLLSCLIATLIIVAKQFNFQGLLQTSVIWVESLGVLGPIAYIVIYNLATLLFIPGSLLTLKGGCLFGVFWGSIYVLIAAIVGATLAFLIGRYLSRDWVSRQMEQHPKFKAIDLAVAKEGWKIVLLTRLCPVFPFNLLNYAFGVTQVSLKDYILGSFGIIPGTLMYVYIGSLAGNLSMINTSYQPITSETQVWQWLMRVVGLIATVAVTVYITKVAQKALAQSVALEEITTHDKTNNHSDI comes from the coding sequence ATGAGGAAGCCTGTATTAAATTCCAAACTCAAACTACTACTGTTAAGCTGCCTAATTGCCACTCTCATAATTGTCGCTAAACAATTCAACTTTCAGGGACTTTTACAAACCTCAGTCATTTGGGTTGAGAGCCTTGGCGTTTTAGGGCCTATCGCCTACATAGTCATTTACAACTTAGCAACATTACTGTTTATACCCGGTTCCCTCCTAACGCTCAAAGGCGGTTGTCTGTTTGGAGTCTTTTGGGGGTCAATATATGTGCTAATTGCTGCAATAGTCGGAGCAACCTTAGCTTTTCTCATTGGACGCTACCTTTCGCGGGATTGGGTTTCCCGACAAATGGAACAACATCCTAAATTTAAAGCGATTGATTTGGCAGTTGCTAAAGAGGGATGGAAAATTGTCTTGCTAACTCGTCTCTGTCCCGTTTTTCCTTTCAATTTATTGAATTATGCTTTTGGAGTGACACAGGTTTCTCTTAAAGACTATATATTGGGTTCCTTCGGTATCATTCCCGGTACTTTGATGTACGTTTATATTGGTTCGTTAGCTGGTAATCTTTCCATGATTAACACATCTTATCAACCAATTACTTCAGAAACTCAAGTCTGGCAATGGCTAATGCGAGTAGTTGGGTTGATTGCTACCGTTGCCGTGACTGTATATATCACAAAAGTTGCTCAAAAAGCATTAGCTCAAAGTGTGGCATTAGAAGAAATAACAACCCATGACAAAACTAACAATCATTCAGATATTTAA
- the ebsA gene encoding type IV pilus biogenesis protein EbsA: protein MSIDQLQPATQQQATVYLPYVQGARRNFLPYAISLYQKGVLEGHRKIEASEHVPFVASWNVATLPSDLTRCRIQFDGNADLSYELMMASFEFINFLIEVMDNYKRHRATDFSQPFYRKLLRIDD, encoded by the coding sequence ATGTCTATTGACCAACTCCAGCCTGCCACTCAACAACAAGCCACTGTTTACTTACCTTACGTTCAGGGCGCTAGGCGCAATTTCTTACCCTATGCCATCAGTCTTTATCAAAAAGGGGTCTTGGAGGGACACCGGAAGATAGAAGCCAGTGAACATGTTCCCTTTGTTGCCTCTTGGAATGTTGCGACTTTACCCTCAGACTTAACCCGTTGCCGAATCCAGTTTGATGGCAATGCTGACCTGAGTTATGAACTGATGATGGCTAGTTTCGAGTTTATTAATTTTTTAATTGAAGTTATGGATAACTATAAACGTCATCGTGCAACCGATTTTTCACAACCGTTTTATCGCAAATTACTGCGTATAGATGATTGA
- a CDS encoding 2OG-Fe(II) oxygenase family protein: protein MLEYFYSSDPSPHIYFPQLLPPEIYKKVKFPTLEARPNGRIGLDLFEGDQGYNEAVASDGFKEIYNLFSSAQFVKWILSIFEQDLIRYGCRIRNQEAELISYLETRERFSTVKTSLDENSSDNLLFTRFDFQAANDNYERPVHVDFPRRVTGGVLFFSDAEQEKIEGGQFTLYRDLLFGDDRKCHLPIPVKSFPIKENTGILFLNCNTSFHGATKIKSIQGTRRWIYYSISSRNVVWEAHEPNPLLNLFYKGLSVKQQLKGRINALGTGK, encoded by the coding sequence ATGCTCGAATATTTCTATAGCTCTGACCCCAGCCCACACATATACTTTCCGCAACTGCTTCCCCCGGAGATTTATAAAAAAGTAAAATTTCCCACCCTTGAAGCTAGACCGAACGGAAGGATTGGTCTCGATTTATTTGAAGGCGACCAAGGATACAATGAAGCTGTAGCTTCCGATGGTTTCAAGGAAATTTATAATTTGTTCAGCAGTGCTCAGTTCGTGAAGTGGATACTCTCAATATTTGAGCAAGACTTGATTCGCTACGGTTGTCGCATTAGGAATCAAGAGGCTGAATTAATCTCCTATCTCGAAACGCGTGAGCGGTTTAGTACTGTAAAAACCTCGTTAGATGAAAATAGTAGTGACAATTTGCTATTTACACGCTTTGATTTCCAAGCAGCTAATGACAATTATGAGCGACCCGTACATGTTGATTTTCCAAGACGGGTGACTGGCGGCGTACTATTCTTTTCTGACGCTGAACAGGAGAAGATCGAAGGCGGCCAGTTCACACTCTACCGAGATTTACTATTTGGCGATGATCGTAAGTGTCATTTGCCGATTCCTGTTAAATCATTTCCCATCAAAGAAAACACTGGTATTTTATTCTTAAATTGCAACACGAGCTTTCATGGAGCGACTAAAATCAAATCGATTCAGGGAACTCGCAGATGGATATATTACTCAATTTCCAGCCGTAATGTAGTTTGGGAAGCTCATGAACCAAATCCTCTTCTCAACTTATTTTATAAAGGATTGAGCGTAAAACAACAGTTGAAAGGGCGTATCAACGCTTTGGGCACAGGAAAGTGA
- a CDS encoding GTPase family protein: MVRLKPWQWVVLAIPIAFIIIFLLVSAGLQIHAWGINWIWGVFTLLFVGWRWLLVKWTQPAVNQVEAVLAQVQEELESTAEDTVRPPVGSDVTKLAEAALQEILQAAQSDRPIWEDWQTFWTRCQDLVVAIAHIYNPQIQYPLLNIYVPQAYGLIRGTVDDMDRWMQKLSPVLNQVTVGQAYQGYEVYRKLEPSARKFWKAWNWAQWLLNPVAAVAKQVSKGSSNQATQQLLGNLSQLFREAALRNLCQQAIALYGRTTLPVSATVVSTPTLPKAETQTLREILTQAEPAEVVEQKPVNILLVGRTGSGKSSLINTLFQADLAAVDVLPSTDRIQNYQWQTESGETLTLWDTPGYEQVNRADLRNLVLDYAINADLLLLVTPALDPALQMDVDFLQDIKAEVADLPAIAIVTQVDRLRPIREWQPPYDWEWGDRPKEIAMREATEYRAKLLGNFCNLVVPVVTGDSKTNRIAWGVEALSLGLIDAIAPTKQLRLARFLRNLEVRTVAAAKIIDHYTFQMATTQGLTSLLKSPVLQFVSTLSTGSPALAYMLAEQIPVEQLPIVIGKLQMGYELFSLLNTANPNPLNFELLSLWPLLLENSASPDRNAWAFGHALVEYWTQNLTVEQLRERFEYYLAIAK, encoded by the coding sequence ATGGTGCGATTAAAACCGTGGCAGTGGGTAGTCTTAGCAATCCCGATCGCGTTTATCATCATTTTCTTACTGGTATCCGCCGGTTTGCAAATTCATGCGTGGGGCATTAATTGGATTTGGGGTGTATTCACCCTTTTATTCGTTGGTTGGCGTTGGCTATTGGTGAAATGGACTCAACCTGCTGTTAACCAAGTAGAAGCTGTATTAGCCCAAGTCCAAGAAGAACTGGAATCGACAGCAGAGGATACAGTAAGGCCACCAGTCGGAAGTGATGTCACAAAGCTTGCAGAAGCCGCCCTTCAAGAGATTCTGCAAGCAGCACAAAGCGATCGCCCGATTTGGGAAGACTGGCAAACTTTTTGGACGCGATGCCAGGATTTGGTTGTAGCGATCGCTCATATCTACAATCCTCAAATTCAATATCCGCTACTGAACATTTACGTCCCCCAAGCTTACGGGCTGATTCGAGGAACGGTGGATGATATGGATCGGTGGATGCAAAAGTTATCCCCCGTCCTCAATCAGGTGACGGTTGGGCAAGCATACCAAGGCTACGAAGTCTATCGGAAGTTGGAGCCATCGGCTCGGAAATTCTGGAAAGCTTGGAACTGGGCACAGTGGCTTTTAAATCCGGTGGCGGCGGTGGCCAAACAAGTCAGTAAGGGTTCTAGTAACCAAGCAACTCAGCAATTGTTAGGGAATTTGAGCCAGTTATTTCGGGAAGCTGCCCTGAGAAACTTATGTCAGCAGGCGATCGCTCTTTACGGACGTACCACATTACCAGTTTCAGCAACCGTAGTTTCCACACCAACTCTACCCAAGGCAGAAACCCAAACACTCCGAGAAATCCTGACTCAAGCCGAACCAGCCGAGGTGGTTGAGCAAAAGCCCGTGAATATTCTGCTAGTGGGGCGCACGGGGTCAGGTAAAAGTAGCCTGATTAACACGCTATTTCAGGCGGATCTCGCAGCCGTTGATGTTTTACCCAGTACCGATCGCATTCAAAATTATCAATGGCAAACTGAAAGTGGGGAAACCCTAACGCTTTGGGATACACCTGGTTATGAACAAGTCAACCGTGCCGATCTGCGAAATCTGGTGCTTGATTATGCCATCAACGCAGATTTGCTGCTGTTAGTCACCCCTGCCCTCGATCCTGCCCTGCAAATGGATGTAGACTTTTTGCAAGACATCAAAGCAGAAGTTGCAGATTTACCTGCAATCGCGATTGTCACTCAAGTAGATCGTCTGCGTCCCATCCGCGAATGGCAACCCCCTTATGATTGGGAATGGGGCGATCGCCCAAAAGAAATTGCCATGCGAGAAGCCACCGAGTATCGTGCAAAACTGTTGGGAAACTTTTGTAATCTAGTTGTGCCTGTGGTTACAGGTGATAGCAAAACAAATCGAATCGCTTGGGGAGTAGAGGCGCTATCGTTAGGATTAATAGATGCGATCGCACCTACCAAGCAACTACGTCTCGCCCGCTTTTTGCGTAACCTTGAAGTCCGCACCGTCGCCGCTGCCAAAATCATCGATCACTATACCTTCCAAATGGCGACAACACAAGGACTAACGTCATTGCTCAAAAGTCCCGTTCTCCAGTTTGTTTCTACGCTCTCAACCGGATCTCCAGCCCTAGCATATATGCTGGCAGAGCAAATTCCTGTAGAACAGTTGCCGATTGTAATTGGCAAACTCCAAATGGGATATGAGCTTTTCTCGCTCTTGAATACTGCTAACCCTAACCCGCTCAACTTTGAATTGCTATCCCTCTGGCCGCTACTGCTGGAAAATTCTGCTTCACCCGATCGCAACGCCTGGGCATTTGGTCACGCCTTAGTAGAATACTGGACTCAAAATTTGACGGTTGAACAACTCCGGGAGCGATTTGAGTATTATCTGGCGATCGCCAAATAA
- a CDS encoding hybrid sensor histidine kinase/response regulator, translated as MKNILQTSISQKQNSHQSYSISSYNRLLLVVKDLACVRTIEEIIEIVRLAARDLTNADGVTFVLRDGECCHYVDENAIGPLWKGMRFPLKSCISGWAMLNKQAAVIEDIYQDARIPIEAYKVTFVKSLVMAPIRISDPLGAIGAYWSTQHLATSEEIELLEILTDTTAVAIANVQLFQKLTNQNALKDKFIAMLAHELRNPVAPISNGVQLLKLKLGETGAVGETVLMMQHQIKHLSKLIDELLDVSSITYGKISLNLEKVNLVELVRQSLNDHAQAIKRSNLNVVQDLPNKPLWAYVDPTRFFQVFGNLLDNALKFSKPDGTIWVDVSFIPGENGLGSVAVLSVRDSGIGIDPTILPELFEPFTQADRSLDRSRGGLGLGLSVVKSLVELHGGNVEASSRGINLGAEFKVTLPLCEEITAWHNDPEIIEAAKKSLKILVIEDNEDSAVTLKAVLEHFGHEVSVANNGISGVETAREFEPHVIICDIGLPEMDGFAVAQELSKDSKFTRSILIALTGYGGQEDKELALKSGFKCHLTKPVDFEILTAEIDRYFEGVLSS; from the coding sequence ATGAAAAATATATTACAAACCTCCATCTCACAAAAACAGAATTCACATCAGAGTTATAGTATTTCGTCTTACAATAGACTGCTTTTGGTTGTGAAGGATTTGGCTTGTGTGCGGACTATTGAAGAAATTATTGAGATTGTGCGTTTGGCTGCTCGCGATCTGACTAATGCTGATGGAGTAACTTTTGTACTGCGGGATGGTGAATGTTGCCACTATGTGGATGAAAACGCTATTGGGCCACTTTGGAAAGGTATGCGTTTTCCGCTCAAGTCTTGCATCTCCGGTTGGGCAATGCTCAATAAACAAGCAGCCGTGATTGAAGACATTTACCAGGATGCTCGAATTCCTATTGAGGCTTACAAAGTAACTTTTGTCAAAAGTTTAGTGATGGCTCCCATACGGATTTCTGATCCACTGGGGGCGATCGGAGCTTACTGGAGTACACAACACTTAGCCACGTCCGAAGAGATAGAACTGCTTGAGATTTTGACCGACACTACAGCAGTTGCGATCGCCAACGTTCAACTTTTCCAAAAACTGACGAACCAAAACGCCCTGAAAGACAAATTTATTGCGATGCTAGCTCACGAGTTGAGGAATCCCGTTGCCCCCATATCGAACGGGGTTCAGCTTCTCAAGTTGAAGCTAGGCGAGACTGGCGCAGTCGGAGAAACAGTTTTAATGATGCAACACCAGATTAAGCACCTCTCGAAACTGATCGATGAGTTACTGGATGTATCATCCATCACTTATGGAAAGATTTCATTAAACCTTGAGAAGGTTAATCTGGTGGAATTAGTTCGCCAGAGTCTCAATGACCATGCACAAGCAATAAAGAGATCGAACCTTAACGTAGTGCAAGACCTACCAAACAAGCCTCTGTGGGCTTATGTTGACCCGACGCGGTTCTTCCAAGTTTTTGGCAACCTTCTTGATAACGCCTTAAAGTTTTCCAAGCCAGATGGAACGATCTGGGTGGATGTCTCATTTATTCCAGGTGAAAATGGCTTAGGCAGTGTAGCGGTATTATCTGTAAGAGACTCAGGCATAGGGATAGACCCGACAATCTTACCAGAACTATTCGAGCCGTTTACCCAAGCCGATCGCAGTTTAGATCGTTCGAGGGGCGGGCTAGGTTTGGGATTATCGGTAGTAAAAAGTCTTGTCGAACTTCATGGTGGTAATGTTGAAGCCTCAAGTAGAGGGATCAATTTGGGAGCAGAATTCAAAGTCACTCTTCCTCTATGCGAAGAGATTACAGCTTGGCATAACGACCCGGAGATTATAGAAGCAGCTAAAAAATCGTTGAAGATTTTAGTCATCGAAGATAACGAAGATTCAGCCGTAACACTAAAAGCAGTACTTGAGCACTTTGGGCATGAAGTTTCTGTTGCTAACAATGGAATTTCAGGGGTAGAAACTGCAAGAGAGTTTGAGCCTCATGTGATTATTTGTGACATCGGACTTCCCGAAATGGATGGATTCGCCGTTGCACAGGAACTGAGTAAAGACTCCAAATTTACTCGCTCAATTCTGATTGCACTCACCGGCTACGGTGGCCAGGAGGATAAAGAGCTTGCGCTTAAGTCTGGTTTTAAATGCCACTTGACCAAGCCTGTGGATTTTGAAATACTTACGGCAGAAATTGATCGATACTTTGAAGGAGTATTATCAAGTTAA
- a CDS encoding Uma2 family endonuclease — protein MTAITVNLNPIIQLTDNQFYQLCRENPEVKFERNAEGKLLIMPPTGGETGNRNSEISADFVIWNRQTKLGICFDSSTCFKLPNGANRSPDVAWIRKERWNTLTPEEQEKFPPIAPDFVLELMSPSDSLRETQAKMQEYIDNGVKLGWLINPKMRQVEISRLGKPIEILASPQELSEEDVLPGFILNLQIIWG, from the coding sequence ATGACAGCTATCACCGTCAACTTGAACCCCATCATCCAACTTACCGACAACCAATTTTATCAACTCTGTCGGGAAAACCCAGAAGTCAAATTTGAACGCAATGCAGAGGGAAAACTACTAATAATGCCACCTACAGGCGGAGAGACTGGAAATCGCAATTCAGAAATTTCGGCAGATTTTGTGATTTGGAATCGCCAAACTAAACTAGGAATTTGCTTTGATTCTTCCACCTGCTTTAAACTTCCTAATGGTGCAAACCGTTCTCCTGATGTAGCTTGGATAAGAAAAGAGAGATGGAATACACTCACACCCGAAGAACAAGAAAAGTTTCCGCCGATCGCACCAGATTTTGTTTTAGAGTTAATGTCACCAAGCGATAGTTTGCGAGAAACGCAAGCAAAAATGCAGGAATATATCGATAACGGAGTTAAATTAGGTTGGTTAATTAATCCGAAAATGCGTCAGGTAGAAATCTCTCGTCTTGGTAAACCAATAGAAATACTAGCATCTCCACAAGAATTATCAGAAGAAGATGTTTTACCAGGATTTATTTTAAATTTGCAAATAATTTGGGGATAA
- a CDS encoding DoxX family protein: MNKYKEILRVILAICIIVVGVTHFLVPEEYVKIVPPQLPYPLGLVYLSGFYEILGGIGLLVPPVSQAAAWGLLALFIAVYPANIYMAVNLIKIEHIPNSPWVHVVRLPFQAVLIAWAWWYTKSSDWEKQASIIPKSLIPKELELE, from the coding sequence ATGAATAAATATAAGGAAATCTTACGAGTCATCCTTGCTATATGCATCATTGTGGTTGGAGTGACACACTTCCTTGTTCCAGAAGAATATGTCAAAATTGTGCCGCCGCAATTACCTTACCCTTTAGGATTAGTTTATCTCAGTGGCTTTTATGAAATTTTGGGTGGTATCGGCTTATTAGTCCCGCCTGTAAGTCAAGCTGCTGCTTGGGGACTTCTTGCTCTTTTTATTGCTGTTTACCCTGCCAATATTTATATGGCGGTTAACCTTATTAAGATTGAACATATACCGAATTCACCTTGGGTACACGTAGTCAGGCTTCCCTTTCAAGCAGTTTTAATTGCTTGGGCTTGGTGGTATACGAAATCTTCTGATTGGGAAAAACAAGCTTCTATTATTCCCAAGTCGCTCATTCCCAAAGAATTAGAATTGGAATGA
- a CDS encoding TIGR04283 family arsenosugar biosynthesis glycosyltransferase — protein sequence MSQNIDTVRISIIIPTLNEAENIKEAIATTQANINIEVIIVDGGSKDDTIEIAQSLGVKVISSPPGRAVQMNTGAVAATGEILLFLHADTCLPIGFDDMVRTALQQPGTVAGAFKLRIDASLLSLRWVEWGINVRSHFYQMPYGDQAIFLTKAVFQQIGGFPELPIMEDFELMRRLKRIGRIVIIPTPVVTSARRWLQKGVFKTTLLNQIVIIAYLLGVSPERIRRWYRREKFKKI from the coding sequence ATGAGTCAGAATATTGACACAGTTAGAATTTCTATTATTATTCCGACTCTTAATGAAGCAGAGAATATTAAAGAGGCAATTGCAACTACTCAAGCTAATATAAATATAGAGGTAATCATAGTAGATGGTGGTTCAAAAGATGACACCATAGAAATAGCTCAGTCTTTAGGTGTAAAAGTTATCTCATCACCTCCCGGTCGTGCTGTGCAAATGAATACGGGTGCTGTAGCTGCTACCGGGGAGATTCTACTATTTCTCCATGCAGATACCTGTTTACCGATTGGGTTTGATGACATGGTTCGCACAGCCCTACAACAGCCTGGGACTGTTGCTGGTGCGTTTAAATTGCGGATTGATGCGTCACTTTTGAGTTTACGATGGGTGGAGTGGGGAATAAATGTGCGATCGCATTTTTACCAAATGCCCTATGGCGATCAAGCAATTTTTTTAACAAAAGCAGTATTTCAGCAAATTGGCGGTTTTCCTGAATTGCCTATTATGGAAGACTTTGAACTCATGCGTCGTTTAAAACGCATCGGACGGATTGTAATTATTCCCACACCAGTTGTTACCTCAGCCCGTAGATGGTTGCAAAAGGGTGTATTCAAAACTACGCTACTTAATCAAATAGTAATTATTGCTTATTTATTGGGCGTTTCACCTGAACGAATTCGTCGCTGGTATCGCCGAGAAAAATTTAAGAAAATTTAA